The following proteins are co-located in the Urocitellus parryii isolate mUroPar1 chromosome 15, mUroPar1.hap1, whole genome shotgun sequence genome:
- the Sdhaf1 gene encoding succinate dehydrogenase assembly factor 1, mitochondrial produces the protein MSRPSRLQRQVLSLYRELLRAGRGKPGAEARVRAEFRQNASLPRTDVLRIEYLYRRGRRQLQLLRSDHAKALGAFVRPRGPTEEPGGAAALGTPPDNDDGPKSPLDDTGAPEIRPNGR, from the coding sequence ATGAGCCGGCCCAGCCGGCTGCAGAGGCAAGTTCTGAGCCTCTACCGAGAGCTTCTGCGCGCTGGGCGCGGGAAGCCGGGTGCCGAGGCGCGGGTGCGGGCCGAGTTCCGGCAGAACGCCAGCCTACCGCGCACCGACGTGCTGCGCATCGAGTACCTGTACCGCCGCGGACGGCGCCAGCTGCAGCTGCTGCGCTCCGACCACGCCAAGGCCTTGGGTGCTTTTGTGCGCCCGCGGGGCCCGACGGAGGAGCCCGGCGGCGCGGCGGCCCTGGGGACCCCGCCTGACAATGATGATGGTCCAAAGAGCCCTCTCGACGACACGGGGGCACCGGAGATTCGACCCAATGGACGATGA
- the Alkbh6 gene encoding putative RNA/DNA demethylase ALKBH6 isoform X1 produces MEEQDVRVPALEPFRVEQAPPVIYYVPDFISKEEEEYLLRQVFNAPKPKWTQLSGRKLQNWGGLPHPKGMVPERLPPWLQRYVDKVSDLSLFGGLAANHVLVNQYLPGEGIMPHEDGPLYYPTVSTISLGSHTMLDFYEPRQPEDDDPIEQPRPPPQPTTSLLLEPCSLLVLRGTAYTRLLHGIAATRVDVLDTASLPPNAAACRSALPGAHLVRGTRVSLTIRRVPRVLRAGLLLSK; encoded by the exons ATGGAGGAGCAGGACGTCAGGGTTCCAGCTCTGGAACCATTCAGGGTGGAACAG GCACCACCTGTAATCTACTATGTACCTGACTTCATCtccaaggaagaggaagagtaTTTGCTTCGACAG GTTTTCAATGCCCCAAAGCCAAAGTGGACCCAGCTTTCTGGGAGGAAGCTACAGAACTGGG GTGGGCTCCCCCATCCTAAGGGGATGGTCCCTGAGCGACTGCCCCCGTGGCTCCAGCGCTACGTGGATAAAGTGTCTGATCTCAGCCTTTTTGGGGGTCTCGCTGCTAACCATGTCCTCGTGAACCAGTATCTGCCTGGGGAGGGCATCATG CCCCACGAGGATGGACCACTCTACTACCCGACCGTCAGCACCATCAGCCTGGGCTCCCACACCATGCTGGATTTCTATGAACCTCGGCAGCCGGAGGATGATGACCCTATAGAACAG CCCcggccaccaccccagcccactaCCTCACTGTTGCTGGAACCGTGCAGCCTGCTGGTGCTCCGTGGTACTGCATACACACGCCTCCTGCACGGCATCGCAGCCACCCGGGTAGATGTGCTGGACACTGCCTCACTGCCACCCAATGCGGCTGCCTGCAGGTCGGCACTGCCTGGAGCCCACCTGGTGCGCGGCACCCGAGTCTCACTGACCATCCGCCGTGTACCCCGAGTGCTACGCGCTGGTCTCCTGCTCAGCAAGTGA
- the Alkbh6 gene encoding putative RNA/DNA demethylase ALKBH6 isoform X2: MEEQDVRVPALEPFRVEQAPPVIYYVPDFISKEEEEYLLRQVFNAPKPKWTQLSGRKLQNWARECPFDPEGGRDGLLPCPALVPTPQPHEDGPLYYPTVSTISLGSHTMLDFYEPRQPEDDDPIEQPRPPPQPTTSLLLEPCSLLVLRGTAYTRLLHGIAATRVDVLDTASLPPNAAACRSALPGAHLVRGTRVSLTIRRVPRVLRAGLLLSK; the protein is encoded by the exons ATGGAGGAGCAGGACGTCAGGGTTCCAGCTCTGGAACCATTCAGGGTGGAACAG GCACCACCTGTAATCTACTATGTACCTGACTTCATCtccaaggaagaggaagagtaTTTGCTTCGACAG GTTTTCAATGCCCCAAAGCCAAAGTGGACCCAGCTTTCTGGGAGGAAGCTACAGAACTGGG CTCGGGAGTGCCCCTTTGACCCAGAGGGTGGGAGGGATGGACttctgccctgcccagccctggtgCCCACTCCTCAGCCCCACGAGGATGGACCACTCTACTACCCGACCGTCAGCACCATCAGCCTGGGCTCCCACACCATGCTGGATTTCTATGAACCTCGGCAGCCGGAGGATGATGACCCTATAGAACAG CCCcggccaccaccccagcccactaCCTCACTGTTGCTGGAACCGTGCAGCCTGCTGGTGCTCCGTGGTACTGCATACACACGCCTCCTGCACGGCATCGCAGCCACCCGGGTAGATGTGCTGGACACTGCCTCACTGCCACCCAATGCGGCTGCCTGCAGGTCGGCACTGCCTGGAGCCCACCTGGTGCGCGGCACCCGAGTCTCACTGACCATCCGCCGTGTACCCCGAGTGCTACGCGCTGGTCTCCTGCTCAGCAAGTGA
- the Thap8 gene encoding THAP domain-containing protein 8 isoform X2, giving the protein MLGVESRDVKFPLKDGPRLEAWLRCMGREHWVPSCHQHLCSEHFTPSCFQWRWGVRYLRPDAVPSIFSRVPPAKSPRRTRSTQKPEAPPPPPPPPAPQEAGLPLESTVAASGPVHVVVLGPASDSAKAASTVLLTPLPLPSAPAGRRTGVSTQHPRVGLGAVLGALQRRVRRLQRRHQRHQAQLQALEQLALQLRTESLQARAHQGQFRVLPGSEESQTFTIICGGPDIAVVLAQDPAPATLDAKPELDTQSPSA; this is encoded by the exons TGCTGGGAGTGGAAAGCAGGGATGTTAA GTTCCCGCTGAAGGACGGCCCCAGGCTAGAGGCTTGGTTGCGATGCATGGGCCGGGAGCACTGGGTGCCCAGCTGCCACCAGCACTTGTGCAGTGAGCACTTCACACCTTCCTGCTTCCAGTGGCGCTGGGGCGTGCGCTACCTGCGGCCAGACGCGGTGCCCTCCATCTTCTCCCGGGTGCCTCCAGCCAAG AGCCCGCGGAGGACCCGAAGTACCCAGAAGCCAGAggcgcctcctcctcctcctcctcctcccgcgcCACAGGAGGCAGGACTCCCCCTGGAGTCCACGGTTGCGGCCTCTGGCCCAGTGCACGTAGTGGTGCTGGGGCCTGCATCTGACAGCGCCAAGGCTGCGTCCACCGTGCTCCTGacccccctgccccttccctccgCTCCTGCAGGGCGGAGGACTGGAGTTTCTACCCAGCACCCACGGGTGGGACTGGGAGCAGTGCTGGGAGCACTGCAGCGGCGGGTGCGGAGGCTGCAGCGGCGCCACCAGCGGCACCAGGCTCAGCTCCAGGCTCTGGAACAGCTGGCGCTGCAGCTGCGCACGGAGAGCCTGCAGGCTCGGGCGCACCAGGGCCAGTTTCGCGTG CTGCCTGGATCTGAGGAATCCCAAACCTTCACCATCATCTGTGGAGGGCCTGACATAGCTGTGGTCCTTGCCCAAGACCCTGCACCTGCCACACTGGATGCCAAGCCTGAGCTGGACACCCAGTCACCCAGTGCCTAA
- the Alkbh6 gene encoding putative RNA/DNA demethylase ALKBH6 isoform X3, giving the protein MVPERLPPWLQRYVDKVSDLSLFGGLAANHVLVNQYLPGEGIMPHEDGPLYYPTVSTISLGSHTMLDFYEPRQPEDDDPIEQPRPPPQPTTSLLLEPCSLLVLRGTAYTRLLHGIAATRVDVLDTASLPPNAAACRSALPGAHLVRGTRVSLTIRRVPRVLRAGLLLSK; this is encoded by the exons ATGGTCCCTGAGCGACTGCCCCCGTGGCTCCAGCGCTACGTGGATAAAGTGTCTGATCTCAGCCTTTTTGGGGGTCTCGCTGCTAACCATGTCCTCGTGAACCAGTATCTGCCTGGGGAGGGCATCATG CCCCACGAGGATGGACCACTCTACTACCCGACCGTCAGCACCATCAGCCTGGGCTCCCACACCATGCTGGATTTCTATGAACCTCGGCAGCCGGAGGATGATGACCCTATAGAACAG CCCcggccaccaccccagcccactaCCTCACTGTTGCTGGAACCGTGCAGCCTGCTGGTGCTCCGTGGTACTGCATACACACGCCTCCTGCACGGCATCGCAGCCACCCGGGTAGATGTGCTGGACACTGCCTCACTGCCACCCAATGCGGCTGCCTGCAGGTCGGCACTGCCTGGAGCCCACCTGGTGCGCGGCACCCGAGTCTCACTGACCATCCGCCGTGTACCCCGAGTGCTACGCGCTGGTCTCCTGCTCAGCAAGTGA
- the Thap8 gene encoding THAP domain-containing protein 8 isoform X1 codes for MPKYCRAPNCSNTAGQLGSDNRPVSFYKFPLKDGPRLEAWLRCMGREHWVPSCHQHLCSEHFTPSCFQWRWGVRYLRPDAVPSIFSRVPPAKSPRRTRSTQKPEAPPPPPPPPAPQEAGLPLESTVAASGPVHVVVLGPASDSAKAASTVLLTPLPLPSAPAGRRTGVSTQHPRVGLGAVLGALQRRVRRLQRRHQRHQAQLQALEQLALQLRTESLQARAHQGQFRVLPGSEESQTFTIICGGPDIAVVLAQDPAPATLDAKPELDTQSPSA; via the exons GTTCCCGCTGAAGGACGGCCCCAGGCTAGAGGCTTGGTTGCGATGCATGGGCCGGGAGCACTGGGTGCCCAGCTGCCACCAGCACTTGTGCAGTGAGCACTTCACACCTTCCTGCTTCCAGTGGCGCTGGGGCGTGCGCTACCTGCGGCCAGACGCGGTGCCCTCCATCTTCTCCCGGGTGCCTCCAGCCAAG AGCCCGCGGAGGACCCGAAGTACCCAGAAGCCAGAggcgcctcctcctcctcctcctcctcccgcgcCACAGGAGGCAGGACTCCCCCTGGAGTCCACGGTTGCGGCCTCTGGCCCAGTGCACGTAGTGGTGCTGGGGCCTGCATCTGACAGCGCCAAGGCTGCGTCCACCGTGCTCCTGacccccctgccccttccctccgCTCCTGCAGGGCGGAGGACTGGAGTTTCTACCCAGCACCCACGGGTGGGACTGGGAGCAGTGCTGGGAGCACTGCAGCGGCGGGTGCGGAGGCTGCAGCGGCGCCACCAGCGGCACCAGGCTCAGCTCCAGGCTCTGGAACAGCTGGCGCTGCAGCTGCGCACGGAGAGCCTGCAGGCTCGGGCGCACCAGGGCCAGTTTCGCGTG CTGCCTGGATCTGAGGAATCCCAAACCTTCACCATCATCTGTGGAGGGCCTGACATAGCTGTGGTCCTTGCCCAAGACCCTGCACCTGCCACACTGGATGCCAAGCCTGAGCTGGACACCCAGTCACCCAGTGCCTAA
- the Syne4 gene encoding nesprin-4, with protein MSLSPPRLPSEPLNHPPGAPREPDIAGCTVCLASGEETIRREQAQDFLDPPGHVQGGLRGTEPPRTSTPSFQEDPDGNKHHEHPSSGLEALEAEQDSLHLCLLGLGLQLQDLEQGLGPWTLAQRRMVQLQALQADLRGAAERVDALLTFGEGLAQRSEPRAWASLEQILRALGAHRDTIFRRLWQLQAQLASYSLVFEKANMPDQDLEVEGDLDGPGPDGASGPWAPSNLPTPAELEWDPAGDVGELGPSKQKTTQTPGPLCQLCGHRGLQGRGQSLEVRDTPLSSQDMLSLGFSHQKHLIGHRRRSLLQKPQDKKRQTSPRLQDVMLEVDPGASAPASRWPLTFLLILFFFLLMGVTLFLPISGDPCCSHARQARMPHLTLSYVNGLPPI; from the exons ATGTCCCTGTCCCCACCTAGGCTCCCCTCAGAGCCTCTCAATCATCCCCCAGGAGCCCCTAGGGAGCCGGACATTGCTGGATGCACCGTCTGTCTTGCATCTGGAGAGGAGACAatcag GAGAGAGCAGGCACAGGACTTCTTGGACCCTCCTGGGCATGTCCAGGGTGGGTTGAGGGGCACTGAACCCCCAAGAACATCAACGCCCTCTTTCCAGGAGGACCCAGATGGGAACAAACACCATGAG CACCCTAGCTCTGGCCTGGAGgccctggaggctgagcaggaCAGTCTGCACCTCTGCCTGTTGGGGCTGGGTCTCCAGCTGCAGGACCTGGAGCAAGGCCTTGGGCCCTGGACATTGGCCCAGCGCAGGATGGTCCAGCTACAG GCCCTCCAGGCAGATCTACGAGGGGCAGCTGAGCGTGTGGACGCACTGCTAACATTTGGTGAGGGACTGGCACAGCGCAGTGAGCCCAGGGCTTGGGCATCTCTGGAGCAGATCCTAAGGGCCCTTGGAGCACACCGAGACACCATCTTCCGACGGCTCTGGCAGCTGCAGGCCCAGCTGGCCAGCTACAGCCTG GTGTTCGAGAAGGCCAATATGCCAGACCAGGACTTGGAGGTCGAGGGGGACTTGGATGGGCCAGGACCTGATGGGGCCTCAGGGCCCTGGGCACCCAGTAACCTCCCCACCCCTGCAGAGTTGGAGTGGGACCCAGCAGGGGATGTTGGGGAGCTTGGACCCTCGAAGCAAAAGACAACACAGACACCAGGGCCTCTTTGTCAGCTGTGTGGCCACAGGGGCCTCCAGGGCAGGGGACAAAGTCTTGAGGTGAGAG ACACCCCTCTTTCCTCACAGGATATGCTCTCATTGGGGTTTAGCCACCAGAAACATTTAATAGGTCACCGAAGACGCTCCCTGCTCCAGAAGCCTCAG GACAAGAAGAGGCAAACATCTCCTCGTCTTCAGGATGTGATGCTGGAGGTGGATCCTGG GGCCTCTGCTCCTGCATCCAGATGGCCCCTGACCTTCCTCCTtatcctcttcttctttcttctgatGGGTGTCACATTGTTTCTGCCCATTTCAGGGGACCCCTGCTGCTCTCATGCCCGACAGGCCAGGATGCCCCACCTGACGCTTAGCTATGTCAATGGTCTCCCCCCAATCTGA
- the Clip3 gene encoding CAP-Gly domain-containing linker protein 3: protein MTKTDPAPMAPPPRGEEEEEEEEDEPVPEAPSPTQERRQKPVVHPSAPAPLPKDYAFTFFDPNDPACQEILFDPQTTIPELFAIVRQWVPQVQHKIDVIGNEILRRGCHVNDRDGLTDMTLLHYACKAGAHGVGDPAAAVRLSQQLLALGADVTLRSRWTNMNALHYAAYFDVPDLVRVLLKGARPRVVNSTCSDFNHGSALHIAASNLCLGAAKCLLEHGANPALRNRKGQVPAEVVPDPMDMSLDKAEAALVAKELRTLLEEAVPLSCALPKVTLPNYDNVPGNLMLSALGLRLGDRVLLDGQKTGTLRFCGTTEFASGQWVGVELDEPEGKNDGSVGGVRYFICPPKQGLFASVSKISKAVDAPPSSVTSTPRTPRMDFSRVTGKGRREHKGKKKSPSSPSLGSLQQREGAKAEVGDQVLVAGQKQGIVRFYGKTDFAPGYWYGIELDQPTGKHDGSVFGVRYFTCPPRHGVFAPASRIQRIGGSTDPPGDSVGAKKVHQVTMTQPKRTFTTVRTPKDIASENSISRLLFCCWFPWMLRAEMQS, encoded by the exons ATGACTAAGACAGATCCTGCCCCGATGGCCCCTCCACCccgaggagaggaggaagaagaggaggaagaggatgagccCGTCCCCgaagcccccagccccacccaggagCGCCGGCAGAAGCCTGTTGTGCATCCATCGGCACCTGCACCCCTCCCCAAGGACTACG CCTTCACCTTCTTCGATCCCAATGACCCTGCATGCCAGGAGATTCTGTTTGACCCTCAGACCACCATTCCAGAGTTGTTCGCCATCGTGCGTCAGTGGGTGCCCCAAGTCCAGCACAAGATAGATGTCATCGGCAATGAG ATTCTGCGTCGAGGCTGCCACGTGAATGATCGTGATGGGCTGACTGACATGACGCTGCTCCATTATGCATGCAAGGCTGGGGCTCATGGAGTCG GGGACCCTGCGGCGGCCGTGCGTCTCTCCCAGCAGCTGCTGGCGCTGGGCGCCGATGTTACCCTGCGCAGTCGCTGGACCAATATGAACGCTCTTCACTACGCTGCCTATTTTGACGTGCCCGACCTGGTACGGGTGCTGCTGAAGGGCGCACGGCCACGCG TAGTGAACTCCACGTGCAGTGACTTCAACCACGGCTCAGCCCTGCACATCGCTGCCTCCAACCTGTGCCTGGGCGCGGCCAAATGTTTGCTGGAGCATGGCGCCAACCCAGCGCTGAGG AATCGGAAGGGGCAGGTGCCAGCTGAGGTGGTCCCAGACCCTATGGACATGTCCCTGGACAAGGCAGAGGCTGCGCTGGTGGCCAAAGAGCTGCGAACGCTGCTGGAAGAGGCTGTACCACTATCGTGTGCCCTCCCCAAGGTGACACTACCCAACTATGACAACGTCCCAGGCAATCTCATGCTCAGCGCATTGGGCCTGCGTCTAGGAGACCGTGTTCTGCTGGATGGTCAGAAG ACCGGCACACTGCGGTTCTGCGGGACCACGGAGTTTGCCAGCGGCCAGTGGGTGGGCGTGGAGCTGGATGAACCCGAGGGCAAGAATGATGGCAGTGTTGGGGGTGTCCGGTACTTCATCTGCCCTCCCAAGCAAG GTCTTTTTGCCTCTGTGTCCAAGATCTCCAAAGCAGTGGATGCACCCCCCTCGTCTGTCACCTCCACGCCCCGGACTCCCCGGATGGACTTCTCCCGTGTTACTGGCAAAGGCCGAAGGGAACACAAAG GCAAGAAGAAGTCCCCATCGTCCCCATCTCTGGGCAGCCTGCAGCAGCGTGAGGGGGCCAAGGCTGAAGTTGGAGACCAAGTCCTTGTGGCAGGCCAGAAGCAGGGGATTGTACGCTTTTATGGAAAGACAGACTTTGCTCCAG GTTACTGGTATGGCATTGAGCTGGACCAGCCCACAGGCAAGCACGATGGCTCTGTCTTTGGTGTCCGGTACTTCACCTGCCCCCCAAGGCATGGAGTCTTTGCACCAGCATCCCGCATTCAGAG GATTGGTGGGTCTACGGATCCCCCTGGGGACAGTGTTGGAGCCAAAAAAGTACATCAAGTGACAA TGACACAGCCCAAACGCACCTTCACGACAGTCCGGACTCCAAAGGACATTGCGTCAGAGAACTCTATCTCCAG GTTGCTCTTCTGCTGCTGGTTTCCATGGATGCTGAGGGCAGAGATGCAGTCTTAG